CCCGCCTGAATAGCATAATATAAGAAAACCGAATGCATTGCTTCTCGTACCGTGTTATTTCCTCTAAACGAAAATGACACATTACTAACACCACCACTTACACTTACGTTTGGTAAATTTTGACGAACCCAACGAGTTGCTTCTATAAAATCGATAGCATTTCTTCGGTGTTCATCCATTCCTGTAGCAACAGGAAAAATATTTAAATCGAAAATAATATCTTCGGATGCAAAACCTACTTTATCGACTAATACACGATACGATCTTTCAGCTATTTCAATTCTTCTTTGATAATTATCTGCTTGTCCAACTTCATCAAAAGCCATAACAATAACAGCAGCTCCATATCTTTTAATTTGAGTTGCTTCCCAAATAAATTTTTCTTCTCCTTCTTTTAAAGAAATAGAATTCACAACACTTTTACCTTGTACAACTTGTAATCCTGCCTCGATTATTTCCCATTTCGAGCTATCAATCATTAACGGAACTCTACAAATATCTGGTTCAGCAGCAATTAGATTTAAAAATCGAACCATAGCTTCTTTACCATCAATCAAACCATCATCCATATTAATGTCGATAATTTGTGCACCACCTTCAACCTGATGTCTAGCAATTGCTAGTGCTTCATCAAATTTTTCTTCTTTAATTAATCGTAAAAACTTACGAGATCCTGCTACATTTGTGCGTTCACCAACATTAATAAAGTTGCTATTCTCATTTAAAACCAACGGCTCTAAACCAGATAAGCGCATGTACTTGTCTTGTTTTATTTGCATTTTCTTGGTTGGTATTTATTTGCCAATTCGGCAATTGCAGTAATATGTTCTGGAGTAGTACCACAACATCCACCAATAATATTAATCAAGTTTTTTTCTAGATACTCTTCTATTTGATCTGCCATTTCTTCAGCAGTTTCATCATACTCTCCAAAAGCATTAGGTAAACCAGCATTAGGATGTGCTGAAATTGCAAAATCTGTTTTAGATGCAATAGCTTCTAAGTGAGGTTGCAATAAATTAGCTCCTAAAGCACAATTAAATCCTACAGATAATAATGGAATATGAGATACCGAAATTAAAAAAGCTTCTGCTGTTTGACCAGATAAAGTTCTACCACTTGCATCAGTAATAGTACCGCTTAACATTACTGGTATTTCAATTTTTCTTTCCTCTTTTACCTCTTCAATAGCGAACAATGCAGCTTTAGCATTTAAAGTATCAAAAACTGTTTCTACTAATAAAAGGTCAGATCCACCATCTAATAAAGCTTCTACTTGTTGCTTATAAGCGATTCTTAATTCATCAAAAGTAACAGCTCTATACCCAGGATCATTTACATCAGGAGACATACTCGCTGTTCTGTTTGTTGGTCCTATAGAACCTGCAACAAACCTTGGTTTATGTGGTTCTTTTGCTGTAAATTCATCAGCTACTTCTTTTGCTATTTTTGCAGATTGATAATTCAATTCATATACCAAATTTTCCATTTGATAATCAGCCATAGCAATAGTAGTTCCTGAAAAAGTATTTGTTTCTACAATATCAGCTCCTGCTGCAAAATATTTAGCATGTATTTCTTTAATTGCAGATGGTTGTGTGATAGATAACAAATCGTTATTTCCTTGCAATGGTGTTGGATAGTCCTTAAAGCGTTCTCCACGAAAGTCTTCTTCCGTAAATTTATATGCTTGAAGCATCGTTCCCATTGCTCCATCGAGCACTAAAATTCGTTTTTGTATTTCTTTATATATGTTTGACATTCCTGATTTTTATTGTAGAAGTTATCAGGAAAAGAGTAGAGGTTTTCCGTTATCTCTCTTTAATACTGATTATTAGCATAAAAGTAGAATTTAGCACCTTCTTTGTTTTACACATAGGGTTGCTAAGGTTTCAAAGGGTCTAATTCCCTCCACCTTTCTTGATAACATTCGTATTAAGTTAATGAACTAAAGTGCAAATAAACAAAAAAATATATTATTTGCACCTCTATTTTTTAATAATTATATAAATTAGAAGATAAATATCTATCACCTATATCACAAATAATTGCTACAATAATACCTTCTTCTATTTTTTCTGCAATTTCAAGTGCTACATGTACAGCACCTCCACTACTCATACCACCAAAAACACCTTCTTGACTAGCTAACTTACGAGTCATATTTCGTGCTTGATTTTCACTTACTTCAATAACTTCATCAACCTTTGAACGATCAAAAATCTTTGGTAAATATTCTTTTGACCATTTTCTGATTCCAGGTATACTTGAGCCATCTGTTGGTTGTGCTCCTATAATTTGAACATTAGGATTTTGTTCTTTTAAATATGTAGAAACTCCCATAATAGTTCCTGTAGTACCCATTGCCGATACAAAATGAGTTACCTCACCTTCTGTATCTTTCCAAATTTCAGGACCTGTTGTTTTATAATGGGCTTTCCAATTATCATTATTTTCAAATTGATTCAACATAAAATACCCTTTTTTATAGCGTAATTTCTGAGCTAAATCTCTTGAACCTTCAATACCCTCTTCTTTAGGTGTTAACAATACTTCAGCTCCGTAAGCTTTCATTGTTTTTACACGTTCTTCAGTAGCATTTTCAGGCATTACTAAAGTCATGTTTAAGCCTAATACTTTAGCGATAAAAGCTAATGCTATTCCTGTATTTCCACTAGTAGCTTCTACTAAATGATCTCCTTTTTTTATGTTTCTTCGGTTTAAAGCCTCAAAAATCATATTGTAAGCAGCTCTATCTTTAACGCTTCCACCAGGATTCTGTCCTTCTAATTTCAAAAAAAGACGTACACCTTTTTTATCAAGAATATTACTAACCTCTACTAAAGGTGTATTTCCAACAAAGTCGGTTATTTTTTTTGCTTTCATAATTTATCCTTTATCTAATGAAACAATCTTATTTTCTGTTTGATAAATAACCAATGATTTTGGTGGAACAGATTCTGTAACACACACATTAGCACCAATCACACTTCCTTCACCTATTATTACGTCTCCACCTAAAATAGTAGCATTAGCATAAATAGTTACATTGTTATCTATTGTAGGATGTCTTTTTGTTTCTGCTAAACTTTTTTTAACTTGAATACCACCTAAAGTAACTCCTTGATAAATTTTAACATTTTCTCTTATCAATGTAGTTTCTCCAATAACAATTCCAGTAGCATGATCTATAAAAAAGGAATCTCCTATTGTTGCTCCTGGATGTATATCTGTACCTGTTAATCCGTGCGCATATTCGCTCATCATTCTAGGTAAGGTAGGTACTTTTAAACTATACAATTCATGACTTAAACGATATACAGCTATAGCATGAAACCCTGGATATGCTAAGTAAATTTCTTCTAAATTTTTGGCTGCAGGGTCTGTTTTTTCAAAAGCAAGCGCGTCTAAATCAAGACGCTGTCTTATTTCTGGTAATTTATTTTGAAATAATGACCAAATTTCAGTACCGTTTTCAATCTTTAATCGCTTTGCTATCGTAAAAAAATTATGTTCTATACTTTGCTTGTTGTTTTCTTTAAATTCTTCATCAAACAAAGCATAAAACATATTTTTTGTAAAAAGCTCAACAGTGTCTTTTAAACAAATATTATAATTTTTAAAAGTTGTTGTTGCTAATATTTTACTCATTACATCTCTGGTGCTAATTCTACTTCTAATCCATTTAATTCAGGTGACATTTGAATTTGACAACCTAAACGGCTGTTATCTTCTACATGAAATGCTTCTGCCAACATTGCGTCTTCATCATCAGTTAACTCAGGTAATTTATGTTCTGATTTCACATAACACTGACAAGATGCACACATTGCCATACCACCGCAAACACCAATAGTACCTTCTTCTGCTAATTCGTATGAACGAACAATTTCCATTAGGTTCACGGCCATATCAGTAGGTGCAATAACTTCGTGTTTTACACCTTCTCTATCTGTTATATTTATGGTAATATCTGACATTATATTTTTAAAGTAAAATTAATATTTTATTTTGAGATTCAATGAAATTAATTGATAGCTTTTACAACAGCTTTTGGTGCTTCTTTTTTAGTACCGTCAAAACCTTCAACTCCACCAACTGTAGTATATTTCATTACATACTTTTTGTCTGGGTGAATTAATTGATAAGCACTTTGACACATTAAAGTAGCTTCGTGAAAACCACATAAAATTAACTTTAATTTACCAGGATAAGTATTTACATCACCAATAGCATAAATACCAGGTATGTTTGTTTGGTAATCTAAAGCATTATTTACTTTAATTGCATTTTTTTCTATCTCTAATCCCCAGTTTACAATAGGACCTAATTTAGGTGATAAACCAAATAAAGGAATAAAATGATCTGCTTCAACAGTAAAAGGCTCTTCTCCTTTTCTTTCTACAGATACACCTGTAACTTTATCCGTACCTAAAATTCCTTTAATTTCAGCTGGTGTAATTAAGTTAATTTTTCCGGCATCTTTTAATTCTTGTACTTTATCTACAGAATCTAAAGCTCCTCTAAATTCATTTCTTCTATGAACTAATGTTACTTCTGAAGCTACATCTGATAAGAAAATAGACCAATCTAAAGCAGAATCTCCTCCACCTGCAATTACTACTTTTTTATCTCTATATAATTCTGGATCACGTATAATATACTCAACTCCTTTATCTTCAAAATTAGCAATGTTAGGTAAAGGTGGCTTACGTGGTTCAAAACTTCCTAATCCACCTGCAATTGCTACAACTGGCGCTTGATGTTTTGTACCTTTATTTGTTGTTACAATAAACGACCCATCTTCTTGTTTTTCAATAGTATCAGCACGTTCACCTAAAGTAAATCCTGGTTCAAATTGTTTAATTTGTTCCATTAATTTATCTGTTAAGTCTCCTGCTAAAATTTCAGGGTATGCTGGAATATCATAAATTGGTTTTTTAGGATAAATTTCCGAACATTGCCCTCCTTGTTGTGGTAGTGCATCAATTAAATGACAACGTAATTTTAACAATCCTGCTTCAAAAACAGTGAACAACCCTGTTGGTCCTGCTCCAATAATTAATATATCTGTCTGTATCATTTTACTTTATTTTTTCTACTAAACTTTTAGTAAATTCATTTAATGTTTCAACTTTGTATTCAAAGTCTCCTTTTATTGTTTTCCTGTACTCATTTAGGTTTTTCACTAAATCATCAATATTATCGGGAATTACTTCTTCGAAAAATTGACGTAATCTTTTAGCTGCTGTAGGTGATTTTCCGTTTGTAGAAATTGCTATTTTAACATTTCCTTTTGTTACAATTCCTCCCATATAAAAATCGCAATATGGTGGATTATCAGCTACATTTACTAAAATATTTTTCTCTTTACAGTTTTCGTATACACTTATATTAACTGGTACATTATCTGTTGTGGCAATAACAATATGCTTATTTTCTAGATATTCTTCTTGATAAACATCATTAATCATTTCTATTGCATACTTATTTGCAAATGCTATTGTTTCTTCTCTAAAAAAAGGAGCAACCATTTTCACTTTTGCATTTGGACTAGACTTTAATAAAAAAGTTAGTTTTTCTAAAGCTACATTTCCACCACCTACGATTAAAACATTAAGCTGATCCATTTTTAAAAAAATAGGATACAGATTATTTCTTTCTTCACCAATCATATTATAATGCAGTTGTTATTACTTGTGCCTGTACTTGCTGTAATTCTTGTCTGTGTTTAACAACCTCTCCTAATACTATAATAGCAGGGTTTGCTAATTCATTTTCTAATACAACTTGTTCAATAGTGTCTACAGTACCTATTCCAATTTTTTCATTTTTGGTAGTACCATTTTGAATAATAGCTACTGGTAAATTGTTTTTATTTTCTTTTTGAAAAATTTCAACAATTTCCGATAACTTACCCATTCCCATTAAAATAACAATTGTTGCGCTAGATTTTGCAGCTAACGCAACGTCATTTGAAATTAAATGTTGTTTTGTTGTACCTGTTATTACCCAAAAGCTTTCTGAATATCCACGTTTTGTTAACGGTATATTTTGTGATGCTGGCACGGCTAATGATGATGAAATTCCTGGAACAACGGCTACTTCCAAGCCAAATTTTGCTGCATACTCCATTTCTTCAGATCCTCGCCCGAAAATAAAAGGATCACCTCCTTTTAAACGTACCACGTGACCATGTGATTTTGCTCGAGCCACAATTAATTCATTAATTTGCTCTTGCTGATAACTATAACATCCTCTTCGTTTTCCTACGAAAATAACTTCTGCTTTAGGGTTTATATATGATAACAATTCGTCATTTACCAAAGCGTCATATAAAACAACATCTGCTTGTTTCAATACTTTAACCGCTTTTAAAGTTATTAAATCAACATCTCCAGGTCCTGCACCAACTACGGTTAATTTTGGTAAATTTATCATTGTTACTTTTAGTTTTCTAATGCTAATTTTCTGTAAGAATCTACTGCTTTATAAAAAGCTTTTGTATTTGCTAAATATTCGCTAGCAAATGCTTCAGTAGGTTCGTTTTCTTTTAATTGATATATAAACTCAGTAAAAGAAGTTGATACAGGTAAAGATATTTTGTTTGTTTCAACAAATACTTTATCAAAATTAGTTATAATTCCTGCTTGTGTATTTGTTTTTTCTCCTTCAGCAGTTAATAAAGCTTTTGCTGTATTAACAATTGCTGAATATGAATGATAAATACTATCTGACCATTGTTTTTCATCGAAAGCTGCACCTGCATTTTCAATTTTCTCTTCACTTTCAAATAAAAGTGTAGCGATTAAATCGATAACAACACCAGCACATTCACCAACTCCAATAGCTTTTACATAATTTTTATCATGTCCCCAATCAATAAAATCATCTTCAGTTAAGTTTGTTGTATCTGATAAATGCTTTAATGAATCATAGAAATAAGTTTTACCTTGTCTATCATAATAAGCTAAGAAATCTTCATCCTCATCTTTATTATTTTCAAAATCATTTAATAAAATACGTAAAGATTCTGGACCTCTTTTACTTGGTATTTTCACTAATTTATCAGAAAAACGACCTTGTCCATCACCAACAACACCACCACCAATTAAAACTTGTAAAGCAGGAGCTAATAAATTACCAACTTTTACAGACATTCCTTGATAACCAATGTGTGCCATATTATGCTGACCACAAGCATTCATACATCCACTAATTTTAATAGCAAGATCTTTGTTGTTTACATAATCAGGGTATTCCGATTTTAAAACACGCTCTAATTCTGCAGCAATACCTGTACTACTAGAAATACCTAAGTTACAAGTATCTGTTCCAGGACAAGCTGTAATATCATTTAAGCTATTATAACCTGCTTCTGTAAATCCTAACTTATTTAATTCAGTATAAAAGAAAGGTAATGATTCTTCACGAATATGACGAATTAATATGTTTTGACGTAAAGTAAAACGTAATTCATTTGCACCATATTTTTTGATTAAATCAGCTAATAAACGTGCTTTATCAGTATAAAAATCACCTAAATGAACTTTAATTCCAATAGCAAATAAACCTGCTTGCTTCTGCTCGATAACATTTGATTGCTTCCATTTGTTATATCTTTCTTCATCATCGATAGTTACTGAAGGAATTTCAGCAGTTTCAAATGTAATTTCTTGCTCAAAAGCAGTAGTATCTACTGGATAAGTGCTGTATGCAAATGATTTTTGCTCTTCTTTAACTAATTGTAAAAAAGCTTCAACACCTAAATCTTTTATTAAAAACTTTAAACGTGCTTTTGCTCTTTTAGCACGCTCACCATGTCTATCAAATACACGTAAAACACCTTCAATAGTAGGTATTAATAAATCTGCTGGTAAAAATTCATAAATTACATCAGCATGACGAGGTTGTGAACCTAATCCACCACCTAATAATACTTTGAATCCTTTAACATCTTTACCATCAATATTTTTTATTTTGGCGATAAATCCTAAATCGTGCATAAAACTCAATGCAGTATCTTCATCCGTAGCTGAAAATGACATTTTAAATTTTCTACCCATTTCTTGACAAATTGGGTTTCTTAAGAAAAATTTAAAAGTAGCATCTGCGTATGGCGATACATCAAAAGGTTCATCTACATCAATACCTGCTGTTTCCGATGCTGTTACATTTCTAACTGCGTTACCACAAGCTTCACGTAAAGTAA
The Tenacibaculum pacificus DNA segment above includes these coding regions:
- a CDS encoding homocysteine S-methyltransferase family protein, which produces MSNIYKEIQKRILVLDGAMGTMLQAYKFTEEDFRGERFKDYPTPLQGNNDLLSITQPSAIKEIHAKYFAAGADIVETNTFSGTTIAMADYQMENLVYELNYQSAKIAKEVADEFTAKEPHKPRFVAGSIGPTNRTASMSPDVNDPGYRAVTFDELRIAYKQQVEALLDGGSDLLLVETVFDTLNAKAALFAIEEVKEERKIEIPVMLSGTITDASGRTLSGQTAEAFLISVSHIPLLSVGFNCALGANLLQPHLEAIASKTDFAISAHPNAGLPNAFGEYDETAEEMADQIEEYLEKNLINIIGGCCGTTPEHITAIAELANKYQPRKCK
- the cysM gene encoding cysteine synthase CysM, with translation MKAKKITDFVGNTPLVEVSNILDKKGVRLFLKLEGQNPGGSVKDRAAYNMIFEALNRRNIKKGDHLVEATSGNTGIALAFIAKVLGLNMTLVMPENATEERVKTMKAYGAEVLLTPKEEGIEGSRDLAQKLRYKKGYFMLNQFENNDNWKAHYKTTGPEIWKDTEGEVTHFVSAMGTTGTIMGVSTYLKEQNPNVQIIGAQPTDGSSIPGIRKWSKEYLPKIFDRSKVDEVIEVSENQARNMTRKLASQEGVFGGMSSGGAVHVALEIAEKIEEGIIVAIICDIGDRYLSSNLYNY
- the epsC gene encoding serine O-acetyltransferase EpsC — its product is MSKILATTTFKNYNICLKDTVELFTKNMFYALFDEEFKENNKQSIEHNFFTIAKRLKIENGTEIWSLFQNKLPEIRQRLDLDALAFEKTDPAAKNLEEIYLAYPGFHAIAVYRLSHELYSLKVPTLPRMMSEYAHGLTGTDIHPGATIGDSFFIDHATGIVIGETTLIRENVKIYQGVTLGGIQVKKSLAETKRHPTIDNNVTIYANATILGGDVIIGEGSVIGANVCVTESVPPKSLVIYQTENKIVSLDKG
- a CDS encoding 2Fe-2S iron-sulfur cluster-binding protein — its product is MSDITINITDREGVKHEVIAPTDMAVNLMEIVRSYELAEEGTIGVCGGMAMCASCQCYVKSEHKLPELTDDEDAMLAEAFHVEDNSRLGCQIQMSPELNGLEVELAPEM
- a CDS encoding NAD(P)/FAD-dependent oxidoreductase, coding for MIQTDILIIGAGPTGLFTVFEAGLLKLRCHLIDALPQQGGQCSEIYPKKPIYDIPAYPEILAGDLTDKLMEQIKQFEPGFTLGERADTIEKQEDGSFIVTTNKGTKHQAPVVAIAGGLGSFEPRKPPLPNIANFEDKGVEYIIRDPELYRDKKVVIAGGGDSALDWSIFLSDVASEVTLVHRRNEFRGALDSVDKVQELKDAGKINLITPAEIKGILGTDKVTGVSVERKGEEPFTVEADHFIPLFGLSPKLGPIVNWGLEIEKNAIKVNNALDYQTNIPGIYAIGDVNTYPGKLKLILCGFHEATLMCQSAYQLIHPDKKYVMKYTTVGGVEGFDGTKKEAPKAVVKAIN
- a CDS encoding precorrin-2 dehydrogenase/sirohydrochlorin ferrochelatase family protein, whose product is MDQLNVLIVGGGNVALEKLTFLLKSSPNAKVKMVAPFFREETIAFANKYAIEMINDVYQEEYLENKHIVIATTDNVPVNISVYENCKEKNILVNVADNPPYCDFYMGGIVTKGNVKIAISTNGKSPTAAKRLRQFFEEVIPDNIDDLVKNLNEYRKTIKGDFEYKVETLNEFTKSLVEKIK
- the cobA gene encoding uroporphyrinogen-III C-methyltransferase gives rise to the protein MINLPKLTVVGAGPGDVDLITLKAVKVLKQADVVLYDALVNDELLSYINPKAEVIFVGKRRGCYSYQQEQINELIVARAKSHGHVVRLKGGDPFIFGRGSEEMEYAAKFGLEVAVVPGISSSLAVPASQNIPLTKRGYSESFWVITGTTKQHLISNDVALAAKSSATIVILMGMGKLSEIVEIFQKENKNNLPVAIIQNGTTKNEKIGIGTVDTIEQVVLENELANPAIIVLGEVVKHRQELQQVQAQVITTAL
- a CDS encoding nitrite/sulfite reductase — its product is MQSFRSEIENPIVEKDILELERKIQLFKEGQIDEERFRSLRLARGVYGQRQLGVQMIRIKLPYGKVSSEQLHRIADVSDEYSRGRLHITTRQDIQIHYVSLDRTPELWAQLEKDDITLREACGNAVRNVTASETAGIDVDEPFDVSPYADATFKFFLRNPICQEMGRKFKMSFSATDEDTALSFMHDLGFIAKIKNIDGKDVKGFKVLLGGGLGSQPRHADVIYEFLPADLLIPTIEGVLRVFDRHGERAKRAKARLKFLIKDLGVEAFLQLVKEEQKSFAYSTYPVDTTAFEQEITFETAEIPSVTIDDEERYNKWKQSNVIEQKQAGLFAIGIKVHLGDFYTDKARLLADLIKKYGANELRFTLRQNILIRHIREESLPFFYTELNKLGFTEAGYNSLNDITACPGTDTCNLGISSSTGIAAELERVLKSEYPDYVNNKDLAIKISGCMNACGQHNMAHIGYQGMSVKVGNLLAPALQVLIGGGVVGDGQGRFSDKLVKIPSKRGPESLRILLNDFENNKDEDEDFLAYYDRQGKTYFYDSLKHLSDTTNLTEDDFIDWGHDKNYVKAIGVGECAGVVIDLIATLLFESEEKIENAGAAFDEKQWSDSIYHSYSAIVNTAKALLTAEGEKTNTQAGIITNFDKVFVETNKISLPVSTSFTEFIYQLKENEPTEAFASEYLANTKAFYKAVDSYRKLALEN